The following proteins are encoded in a genomic region of Amycolatopsis sulphurea:
- a CDS encoding WD40/YVTN/BNR-like repeat-containing protein, producing MSGVRVLVGTRKGAFILTSDGERAEWQVDGPHFGGWEVYHVAGSPADPDRLYASQSTSWFGQLVQRSDDGGRTWHQVDHDFGYEGGAGEHLWYDGTPKPWEFTRIWHLEPSPSDPDTVYAGAQDAALYRSTDGGASWQELTALRKHTSGPGWQPGAGGLCLHTIILDPRDPARIFTAISAAGAFRSDDHGQSWRPINRGLRSAGIPDPEAEVGHCVHRIAQHPARPEVLFMQKHWDVMRSDDAGDSWREISGDLPSDFGFPIAVHPHEPETIYVVPIHSDSEHYPPEGKLRVYRSRSGGDEWEALTDGLPQRDCYVNVLRDAMAVDSLDDAGIYFGTTGGQVYASADSGEHWAPIVRDLPPVYSVEVQTLR from the coding sequence ATGTCCGGAGTGCGGGTTCTGGTCGGCACGCGCAAGGGCGCGTTCATCCTCACCTCGGACGGCGAACGTGCCGAATGGCAGGTCGACGGCCCGCATTTCGGCGGGTGGGAGGTCTACCACGTGGCGGGCTCGCCGGCCGATCCCGACCGGCTGTACGCCTCGCAGTCCACCTCGTGGTTCGGGCAGCTCGTCCAGCGTTCCGACGACGGCGGCCGGACCTGGCACCAGGTCGACCACGATTTCGGTTACGAGGGCGGTGCCGGCGAGCACCTCTGGTATGACGGCACGCCCAAGCCGTGGGAGTTCACCCGGATCTGGCATCTGGAGCCCTCACCTTCGGACCCGGACACGGTGTACGCGGGTGCGCAAGACGCCGCGCTCTACCGCAGCACCGACGGGGGCGCCAGCTGGCAGGAGCTGACCGCGCTGCGCAAGCACACCTCCGGTCCCGGCTGGCAGCCCGGCGCGGGCGGGCTGTGCCTGCACACGATCATCCTCGACCCGCGCGATCCGGCGCGGATCTTCACCGCGATCTCCGCCGCCGGGGCGTTCCGCAGCGACGATCACGGGCAGTCGTGGCGGCCGATCAACCGCGGCCTGCGTTCCGCGGGCATCCCGGACCCGGAGGCGGAGGTCGGCCACTGCGTGCACCGGATCGCCCAGCATCCGGCCCGGCCGGAGGTGCTGTTCATGCAGAAGCACTGGGACGTGATGCGCTCGGACGACGCGGGTGATTCGTGGCGGGAGATCAGCGGCGACCTGCCGAGCGACTTCGGTTTCCCGATCGCGGTGCACCCGCACGAACCGGAAACGATCTACGTGGTGCCGATCCACAGCGATTCGGAGCACTACCCGCCGGAGGGGAAGCTGCGCGTGTACCGCAGCCGCTCCGGTGGTGACGAGTGGGAGGCGCTCACGGACGGCCTGCCGCAGCGCGACTGCTACGTGAACGTCCTGCGGGACGCGATGGCCGTCGATTCCCTCGACGACGCCGGAATCTACTTCGGCACCACCGGCGGCCAGGTGTACGCCTCAGCCGATTCCGGCGAGCACTGGGCGCCGATCGTGCGCGACCTGCCACCCGTGTACTCGGTCGAAGTACAGACGTTGCGATGA
- a CDS encoding helix-turn-helix transcriptional regulator, which translates to MREAVLEAARFLAADPAAPVRLGDVADHVGYSPFHLARAFTRQVGLPPGEFLAAQRFQLAKQLLLDTGEKVVDVCNAVGFSAPGTFTTRFTAAVGVCPQQFRLLPELLDDHPPRPVGVPGPVPDGGMVAGRVRLSPAASAVLDRAPAVYVGLFPRHAARGIPVSGSLLDERLEFLLSGVPPGGYRLLACALPARGDPREQLLPSVPVVGAYAAPVRIRPGPALPQWHEIALDVAPAWTPPVLVALPPLASAGAQERRSARRPVALGFGGVGFR; encoded by the coding sequence ATGCGGGAAGCGGTACTCGAGGCGGCGAGGTTCCTCGCTGCGGACCCCGCCGCGCCGGTACGGCTCGGTGACGTGGCCGATCACGTGGGCTACAGCCCGTTCCACCTGGCCCGCGCGTTCACCCGGCAGGTGGGCCTGCCACCCGGTGAATTCCTTGCCGCGCAACGGTTCCAGCTGGCCAAGCAGCTCCTGCTGGACACCGGGGAGAAGGTCGTGGACGTGTGCAACGCGGTCGGGTTCAGCGCCCCGGGCACCTTCACCACCCGGTTCACCGCGGCCGTCGGCGTTTGCCCGCAGCAGTTCCGGCTGCTGCCCGAGCTGCTCGACGACCACCCGCCGCGGCCGGTCGGGGTCCCGGGACCGGTTCCGGACGGTGGGATGGTCGCCGGGCGGGTCCGGCTGAGCCCGGCCGCGTCCGCCGTGCTCGACCGGGCACCGGCCGTCTACGTCGGACTGTTCCCACGGCATGCGGCGCGCGGCATCCCGGTGAGCGGCTCGCTGCTTGATGAACGGCTGGAATTCCTGCTCAGCGGAGTGCCACCGGGTGGCTACCGGCTGCTGGCCTGCGCGTTGCCCGCCAGAGGCGACCCGCGTGAGCAGCTGCTGCCTTCGGTGCCGGTCGTCGGCGCGTACGCGGCGCCGGTGCGGATCCGGCCAGGCCCTGCTTTGCCGCAGTGGCACGAAATCGCGCTGGACGTCGCACCGGCGTGGACCCCGCCGGTGCTGGTGGCGCTGCCACCGCTGGCCTCGGCGGGAGCGCAAGAACGGAGAAGCGCCCGGCGACCGGTGGCGTTAGGTTTCGGCGGCGTCGGGTTTCGGTGA
- a CDS encoding WXG100 family type VII secretion target: protein MLIKGNFGQLDQLSAQIMATVGKVQQEMDTWRTASGATANDWLDQAGGQFTEVNQAWQQVSTAQQDMLQALRGGVVKANGELQQALASAKARVGSVTI from the coding sequence ATGCTGATCAAGGGCAACTTCGGTCAGCTGGACCAGCTTTCCGCGCAGATCATGGCGACGGTGGGCAAGGTGCAGCAGGAGATGGACACCTGGCGCACCGCCTCCGGGGCCACCGCCAACGACTGGCTCGACCAGGCCGGGGGCCAGTTCACCGAGGTGAACCAGGCCTGGCAGCAGGTCTCCACCGCGCAGCAGGACATGCTGCAGGCCCTGCGCGGCGGGGTGGTGAAGGCGAACGGCGAGCTGCAGCAGGCACTCGCCTCGGCCAAGGCCCGGGTCGGCAGCGTCACCATTTAG
- a CDS encoding MoaD/ThiS family protein, whose amino-acid sequence MTTVRVKLPTHLRRLAKVDGEIELAAGDLPTQRTLIDALEQRYPMLRGTVRDTATGKRRAYVRFFACETDLSHDSPDEPLPAPVTSGAEPFLIVGAMAGG is encoded by the coding sequence ATGACCACCGTCCGTGTCAAGCTGCCCACCCACCTGCGTCGCCTGGCGAAGGTGGACGGCGAGATCGAGCTGGCCGCCGGTGATCTGCCGACGCAACGCACCTTGATCGACGCACTCGAACAGCGCTACCCGATGCTGCGCGGCACCGTCCGCGACACCGCCACCGGCAAGCGGCGCGCGTACGTCCGCTTCTTCGCCTGCGAGACCGACCTGTCCCACGATTCCCCCGACGAGCCGCTCCCCGCCCCGGTGACCAGCGGCGCGGAACCGTTCCTGATCGTCGGCGCGATGGCGGGCGGCTAG
- the eccCb gene encoding type VII secretion protein EccCb, with amino-acid sequence MVRRPIRRPAPEMPSGELVLDAPPELPTAPGRGWTQVLMVLPMVAMMAAMVLLFSGNGTALRSIITSLALTHTPREVQFYCLDFGGGSLSSLRGLPHVGGVAGRQNVGAVRRTIAEVSTVVSERERRFAEDEVDGMAAYRENHPEDDRYGDVFLVVDGWLTLRKDFEDLEDVVGAIAARGLAYGVHIVATCSRSFDLRPNVRDLFGSRIELRLGDPVDTTVDRMSALDVPDNSPGRGIASTGHQLLMALPRVDGRDTVDDLPAGVSTLVGQVAESWQGEPAPNVRLLPPKLAYAALPPRDDPAGHRLTIGIAEQDLAPVQLDFAADAHLMLLGDADSGKTAFLRSLAKRITESYSPEQARILLVDHRRGLLGEVGQEHLLGYGTDLATTTRLMNEAAGAMAQRLPGPDVTPEQLRARNWWQGPASTPGSERFRRDPVPSVRFRQLQATRRIRWPANARQVQWWLRQTCRTALVPFRSHRPARWR; translated from the coding sequence GTGGTGCGCAGGCCGATCCGCCGCCCGGCGCCGGAGATGCCCTCGGGCGAACTCGTGCTGGACGCGCCGCCGGAGCTGCCCACCGCACCCGGCCGCGGGTGGACGCAGGTGCTGATGGTGCTGCCGATGGTGGCCATGATGGCCGCGATGGTGTTGTTGTTCAGCGGAAACGGCACCGCGTTGCGTTCGATCATCACGTCGCTTGCACTCACGCACACTCCGCGCGAAGTTCAGTTCTACTGTTTGGACTTCGGTGGCGGTTCGCTGTCCTCACTACGCGGGCTGCCGCACGTCGGCGGCGTCGCGGGACGGCAGAACGTCGGTGCGGTCCGGCGCACGATCGCCGAAGTGTCCACTGTGGTCTCCGAACGGGAACGCCGGTTCGCTGAGGACGAAGTGGACGGAATGGCCGCGTACCGGGAGAACCATCCCGAGGACGACCGCTACGGCGACGTGTTCCTTGTCGTGGACGGATGGCTGACACTGCGTAAGGACTTCGAGGATCTCGAAGACGTGGTCGGTGCGATCGCGGCGCGCGGGCTGGCCTATGGCGTGCACATCGTGGCGACGTGCTCGCGGTCATTCGATCTGCGGCCCAATGTGCGGGACCTGTTCGGCAGCCGGATCGAGCTTCGGCTCGGTGACCCGGTCGACACCACTGTGGACCGGATGAGCGCACTCGACGTGCCGGACAACTCGCCAGGCCGCGGCATCGCCAGTACCGGACACCAGCTGTTGATGGCCCTGCCCCGAGTGGACGGGCGGGACACTGTGGACGATCTGCCCGCCGGTGTGTCCACATTGGTCGGACAGGTCGCCGAGTCGTGGCAGGGGGAACCGGCGCCGAACGTCCGTCTGCTGCCACCGAAGCTGGCCTACGCGGCCTTGCCGCCGCGTGACGATCCGGCCGGGCACCGGCTCACCATCGGGATCGCGGAGCAGGACTTGGCTCCGGTGCAGCTCGATTTCGCCGCGGACGCGCACCTTATGCTGCTCGGCGACGCCGATTCCGGCAAGACCGCTTTCCTGCGCTCGCTGGCCAAGCGGATCACCGAATCCTATTCCCCGGAACAGGCCCGGATCCTGCTGGTGGACCACCGGCGCGGCCTGCTCGGCGAGGTCGGTCAGGAGCATCTGCTCGGTTACGGTACCGACCTCGCCACCACCACCCGGCTGATGAACGAGGCGGCCGGCGCGATGGCGCAGCGGCTGCCCGGCCCGGACGTCACCCCGGAACAGCTGCGTGCCCGCAACTGGTGGCAGGGCCCGGCCTCGACGCCGGGTTCGGAGCGCTTTCGTCGGGATCCGGTTCCGTCGGTCCGTTTTCGGCAACTCCAGGCGACGCGCCGGATCCGGTGGCCGGCCAACGCTCGTCAGGTCCAGTGGTGGCTCCGCCAAACCTGCCGGACGGCGCTGGTTCCGTTCCGGTCCCACCGCCCGGCTCGATGGAGGTAG